The Schistocerca gregaria isolate iqSchGreg1 chromosome 1, iqSchGreg1.2, whole genome shotgun sequence genome includes a window with the following:
- the LOC126287161 gene encoding clumping factor A-like produces MPSSQEEMAPLWVRILCPCRSGAEEDEERRSDQAAETEDAAGDVNRSGCHKKITKQYSVTKVPPPDDDTGDGGSAFYVSETYDATTVIDSSMHSYDAKQNETESSSVLDVSEPDDDTTVIDSTMHSYDVKQNDTDSGRIFDVSEPDDDTSVIDSNMYSYDAIQNDTDSGRIFDVSEPHDGTTVIDSNMYSYDEKQNDTDSGSIFYVSEPDDDTTVIDSNMYSYDAKQNDTDSGSIFYVSESHDETTVIDSNMYRYDAKQNDTEGSSVHDASEPDDETTVIDSTMYSYDAKQSDTVSGSIFDVSEPDDETAVIDTTKHSYDAKQNDTDSGSIFDVSELDDDTTVIDSNMHSYDAKQNDTDSGSRFDVSEPDDETAVIDSTKHSYDAKQNDTDSGSIF; encoded by the exons ATGCCCAGTTCCCAGGAAGAG ATGGCCCCGCTCTGGGTCCGGATCCTATGTCCCTGCAGGTCTGGGGCAGAAGAGGACGAAGAGCGGCGCAGCGATCAG GCTGCGGAGACTGAAGACGCCGCCGGCGATGTCAATAGAAGCGGATGTCATAAGAAGATTACCAAACAGTACAGCGTCACGAAGGTCCCCCCACCAGATGACGACACTGGTGATGGTGGCAGTGCCTTTTATGTCAGTGAAACATATGATGCGACTACTGTGATTGACAGTTCCATGCACAGCTATGATGCAAAACAGAATGAAACTGAGAGTAGCAGTGTACTTGATGTCAGTGAACCAGATGATGACACAACTGTGATTGACAGTACCATGCACAGCTATGATGTAAAACAGAATGACACTGATAGTGGCAGAATATTTGATGTCAGTGAACCAGATGATGACACAAGTGTGATTGACAGTAACATGTACAGCTATGATGCAATACAGAATGACACTGATAGTGGCAGAATATTTGATGTCAGTGAACCACATGATGGGACTACAGTGATTGACAGTAACATGTACAgctatgatgaaaaacagaatgacACTGATAGCGGCAGTATATTTTATGTCAGTGAACCAGATGATGACACAACTGTGATTGACAGTAACATGTACAGCTATGATGCAAAACAGAATGACACTGATAGTGGCAGTATATTTTATGTCAGTGAATCACATGATGAGACTACAGTGATTGACAGTAACATGTACAGATATGATGCAAAACAGAATGACACTGAGGGTAGCAGTGTACATGATGCCAGTGAACCAGATGATGAGACTACTGTGATTGACAGTACCATGTACAGCTATGATGCAAAACAGAGTGACACTGTTAGTGGCAGTATATTTGATGTCAGTGAACCAGATGATGAGACTGCAGTGATTGACACTACCAAGCATAGCTATGATGCAAAACAGAATGACACTGATAGTGGCAGTATATTTGATGTCAGTGAACTAGATGATGACACAACTGTGATTGACAGTAACATGCACAGCTATGATGCAAAACAGAATGACACTGATAGTGGCAGTAGATTTGATGTCAGTGAACCAGATGATGAGACTGCAGTGATTGACAGTACCAAGCACAGCTATGATGCAAAACAGAATGACACTGATAGTGGCAGTATATTTTAA